Proteins encoded together in one Calditrichota bacterium window:
- a CDS encoding fumarate reductase/succinate dehydrogenase flavoprotein subunit: protein MANYTKHEFDVLVVGAGGAGLRAAIESGALGSKTAVVMKSLLGKAHTVMAEGGAAAAMRNTDDRDSWSTHFRDTMKGGKQLNFYRMAELHAKEAPERIQELEDWGAVFDRTPDGLINQRNFGGHTYPRLAHVGDRTGLEMIRTLQDKVVHMKNVEIFMETTITHLFKANGKACAALAYSRVTGEFHLFKAKSIVLATGGGGKSFAITSNSWEYSGDGQALAWRLGAELMDMEFVQFHPTGMVWPLSVRGTLVTEGVRGEGGVLLNKEGRRFMFDNIPEAFKNDVAATEQEANQWVAEVAAGKLATVRRPPELLTRDVVARAIRAEVQAGRGSPHGGAFLDIATRRSASDIQRKLPSMYHQFKQLANVDITKEPMEVGPTCHYMMGGVRVEAETAMTTVPGLFAAGEVAAGLHGANRLGGNSLSDLLVFGRRAGWGATEYAKKEQFGTPSEAEIDKAIEENLAFFERKEGENPYELHRELQDMMQHNVGIIREEAELKHALGELDKFEQRANNVSVDGARAYNPGWNLAMDLRNMVVVSRAIAMAALERKESRGGHSRIDFPNYDKNFSKINHVLLNDNGKMVLRANPLPVVSDELKQYVEEA, encoded by the coding sequence ATGGCAAATTATACGAAGCACGAATTTGACGTTTTGGTCGTTGGAGCGGGCGGCGCGGGCCTGAGAGCTGCAATAGAATCCGGTGCGCTGGGTTCAAAGACCGCAGTGGTCATGAAGTCACTGCTTGGCAAAGCTCATACCGTCATGGCCGAAGGCGGCGCAGCGGCTGCGATGCGTAATACCGACGATCGCGATTCATGGAGCACGCACTTCCGCGACACCATGAAGGGCGGGAAGCAACTTAATTTCTATCGCATGGCCGAACTTCACGCGAAAGAAGCGCCGGAAAGAATTCAAGAATTGGAAGACTGGGGGGCAGTATTCGATCGCACTCCAGATGGGTTGATTAACCAGCGAAATTTCGGCGGTCATACTTATCCCCGCTTGGCGCACGTCGGTGACCGCACGGGTTTGGAGATGATCCGCACGCTGCAAGATAAAGTCGTTCACATGAAGAACGTGGAAATTTTCATGGAAACGACGATAACTCATCTGTTCAAGGCAAACGGCAAAGCCTGTGCGGCATTGGCTTATTCCCGAGTTACAGGTGAGTTTCATCTGTTTAAGGCGAAATCAATCGTCCTTGCAACCGGCGGCGGTGGGAAATCATTTGCCATTACGTCGAATTCATGGGAGTATAGCGGCGACGGTCAAGCTCTCGCATGGAGACTCGGCGCGGAGTTAATGGACATGGAGTTCGTGCAATTCCATCCCACGGGAATGGTCTGGCCGCTGTCCGTACGTGGAACTTTGGTAACGGAAGGTGTGCGCGGCGAAGGCGGGGTTCTTCTGAACAAGGAGGGCCGGCGCTTCATGTTTGACAATATTCCAGAGGCATTTAAGAACGACGTCGCGGCAACCGAACAAGAAGCCAACCAGTGGGTAGCTGAAGTCGCTGCGGGAAAACTTGCCACGGTTAGACGTCCGCCTGAGCTGTTGACTCGCGACGTGGTGGCACGTGCGATTCGCGCCGAGGTGCAAGCCGGCCGCGGCAGCCCTCACGGCGGAGCATTCTTGGACATTGCAACTCGCAGAAGCGCGTCGGATATTCAGCGCAAACTGCCGTCGATGTACCATCAGTTCAAACAGCTTGCAAATGTGGACATCACGAAGGAGCCCATGGAAGTCGGCCCGACTTGTCATTATATGATGGGCGGAGTGCGCGTTGAAGCTGAGACCGCCATGACAACGGTCCCCGGACTTTTCGCGGCCGGTGAAGTTGCTGCCGGACTTCACGGTGCAAACCGTCTCGGAGGCAATTCACTCTCTGACCTCTTGGTCTTTGGACGAAGAGCAGGGTGGGGTGCGACAGAATACGCGAAAAAAGAACAGTTCGGAACTCCTTCCGAAGCGGAAATCGACAAGGCAATTGAGGAAAATCTCGCTTTCTTCGAACGCAAAGAGGGAGAGAACCCATACGAACTGCACCGCGAGCTCCAAGACATGATGCAGCACAATGTCGGTATCATTCGCGAAGAGGCCGAACTGAAGCACGCGCTTGGAGAACTTGACAAGTTCGAACAGCGGGCGAACAACGTTTCAGTTGACGGTGCACGGGCCTACAATCCCGGTTGGAATCTCGCCATGGATCTTCGCAACATGGTTGTCGTGTCACGCGCCATTGCGATGGCGGCGCTCGAACGTAAGGAAAGTCGAGGCGGGCATTCGCGCATCGACTTCCCGAATTATGACAAGAACTTTTCGAAAATCAACCATGTTCTTCTTAACGACAACGGAAAGATGGTATTGCGTGCCAACCCGTTGCCGGTTGTGTCTGATGAATTGAAGCAATACGTGGAGGAGGCATAG
- a CDS encoding succinate dehydrogenase/fumarate reductase iron-sulfur subunit: MSRTVKMQVFRGDNDQGQLHDYFVHIDDGMVVLDVIHRIQQTQAPDLACRWNCKAGKCGSCSAEVNGKPSLMCMTRMDTLDTEKPITVEPLKTFPHVRDLVTDVSWNYSVNKKIAPFKPRPKDADGKQRMYQYEVDRVQEFRKCIECFLCQDVCHALRNHGKHEEFTGPRFMARLASLEMHPLDVEDRIPFIKNEGGVGFCNITKCCTEVCPEHIHITDNALIPLKERVADRYYDPIQMLFRVLGGK; encoded by the coding sequence ATGTCGCGTACAGTTAAAATGCAGGTATTTCGCGGCGACAACGACCAGGGCCAGCTCCACGACTACTTCGTGCATATTGACGACGGAATGGTCGTGCTGGACGTGATTCACCGCATTCAGCAGACACAAGCTCCGGACCTTGCTTGCCGTTGGAATTGCAAAGCGGGAAAGTGCGGTTCTTGCAGCGCTGAGGTAAACGGCAAGCCAAGTTTGATGTGCATGACGCGCATGGACACGTTGGACACGGAAAAACCGATTACAGTTGAACCGCTCAAGACATTTCCGCATGTCCGGGACTTGGTGACGGACGTGTCATGGAACTATTCCGTGAACAAGAAAATCGCGCCGTTCAAGCCGCGGCCCAAAGATGCCGACGGCAAGCAGCGCATGTACCAATACGAAGTAGACCGCGTGCAGGAATTCCGAAAGTGCATCGAGTGTTTCCTCTGTCAGGACGTTTGTCACGCTTTGCGAAATCACGGGAAACACGAAGAATTCACGGGCCCGCGTTTTATGGCCAGGTTGGCGTCTCTCGAAATGCACCCGCTCGACGTCGAGGACCGCATACCGTTTATTAAGAACGAAGGTGGTGTCGGCTTCTGCAATATCACGAAATGCTGCACGGAAGTTTGTCCCGAACACATCCACATCACAGACAACGCTCTCATCCCCCTAAAGGAGCGCGTGGCGGACCGCTACTACGATCCGATTCAGATGTTGTTTAGAGTCTTGGGTGGGAAATGA
- a CDS encoding YjbQ family protein, with protein MKFLTDYLTFQTSKREEFVLITDKVEDAVRKSGVQEGMVLVSAMHITAAVYVNDAEDGLIEDIKEWLRGLAPDKDYRHHRTGEDNGSAHLKNLVLHHQVILPITKGKLDLGPWQQVYYAEFDGQRRKRVVVKVMGE; from the coding sequence ATGAAGTTTCTGACGGACTACCTCACGTTTCAAACGTCTAAGCGTGAAGAATTCGTTTTGATTACCGACAAAGTCGAGGATGCCGTTCGTAAGTCCGGCGTGCAGGAGGGGATGGTTCTCGTCTCGGCGATGCACATTACGGCAGCCGTTTACGTGAATGACGCGGAAGATGGTTTGATTGAAGACATCAAGGAGTGGCTGCGCGGGCTGGCGCCTGACAAAGACTACCGTCATCACCGCACCGGCGAGGACAATGGAAGCGCGCATTTGAAAAACTTGGTGCTTCATCATCAAGTCATTTTGCCGATTACGAAGGGCAAACTTGACTTGGGGCCCTGGCAGCAAGTCTACTATGCCGAATTTGACGGCCAGCGCCGCAAACGCGTTGTTGTGAAAGTGATGGGTGAATAG
- the ypdA gene encoding YpdA family putative bacillithiol disulfide reductase, protein MPRIDKRDWPLVIVGSGPAGIGVALEAKRRGVDALMIDRGSLCNTIYNFPERMTFFSTAELLEFPGIPMFAEGAKPSRREVLDYFTRIVTSNDLPVQTYCEVKSIASKDGRFIIGTTAGDFAAGAVVLATGSYDQPNKLSIPGEDFPHVSHYYKSPHPYVGQEVVIVGGKNSAAEAALELHRASARVTLVHRKDSVSPSVKYWIKPDLDNRIREGSIRALFNSRVTEITANAVKIESESGVLEVPADAVLLLTGYNPNFSWLRSLGLKFEGKAELPVHNAETLETNVQGLYVAGVVIAGRETSRVFIENSRTHGAKIVEHFLSRT, encoded by the coding sequence TTGCCACGGATCGATAAACGAGATTGGCCGTTAGTCATAGTCGGCAGCGGGCCGGCGGGAATCGGCGTTGCCTTGGAAGCAAAGCGGCGTGGAGTGGATGCCCTGATGATTGATCGCGGAAGTTTGTGCAATACCATCTACAACTTCCCGGAACGCATGACATTCTTCTCGACGGCTGAATTGCTTGAGTTTCCCGGTATTCCCATGTTTGCCGAGGGAGCCAAGCCATCACGTCGTGAAGTGTTGGATTACTTTACTCGAATTGTAACTTCAAATGATCTCCCGGTTCAAACTTACTGTGAGGTGAAGTCAATCGCGAGTAAGGACGGTCGTTTCATCATTGGCACAACGGCAGGAGATTTCGCGGCCGGCGCGGTTGTGTTGGCGACCGGTTCTTACGACCAACCGAACAAGCTAAGTATCCCGGGCGAAGACTTTCCCCACGTCTCGCATTACTACAAGTCTCCGCATCCTTATGTTGGACAGGAAGTTGTGATCGTGGGTGGCAAGAACTCGGCGGCGGAAGCTGCTCTGGAGCTTCACCGGGCCAGCGCGCGAGTCACGCTTGTTCACCGTAAGGACTCAGTTTCACCCTCAGTGAAATATTGGATAAAGCCTGATCTTGACAACAGAATCCGCGAAGGCTCCATTCGAGCGCTGTTCAATTCACGAGTGACAGAGATTACCGCGAATGCGGTAAAGATTGAAAGTGAAAGCGGCGTCTTAGAAGTTCCTGCTGACGCCGTCCTGCTTCTAACGGGATACAACCCGAATTTCTCATGGCTGCGCTCACTTGGCCTGAAGTTCGAAGGCAAAGCAGAATTGCCCGTGCACAATGCCGAGACACTGGAGACCAATGTTCAGGGGCTCTATGTCGCGGGCGTGGTCATCGCGGGCCGTGAAACATCGCGTGTATTTATTGAAAACAGCCGCACACACGGCGCCAAGATCGTCGAACACTTTTTGAGTCGGACATGA
- a CDS encoding Rieske (2Fe-2S) protein → MSERWFRVCKLESLKNGTAQSITILGKPYAVFNVADKLYGLDASCRHMRANLAAGKISGAVVTCFMHDWRYDICTGKCLTREGYDTTPRDVKIENNEVWISVSWPDEI, encoded by the coding sequence ATGAGCGAACGCTGGTTTCGTGTTTGCAAACTGGAATCGCTCAAGAACGGTACCGCACAGAGCATAACGATTCTCGGTAAACCTTACGCGGTTTTTAACGTTGCGGACAAACTTTACGGGTTGGATGCGTCGTGCCGGCATATGCGCGCAAACCTGGCTGCCGGGAAGATTAGCGGCGCGGTAGTCACGTGCTTCATGCACGATTGGAGATATGATATCTGTACCGGAAAGTGTTTGACTCGCGAAGGCTATGACACGACGCCCCGCGACGTCAAGATCGAGAACAATGAAGTTTGGATTTCGGTCTCGTGGCCGGATGAAATATGA